A window of Streptomyces gilvosporeus contains these coding sequences:
- a CDS encoding carbon-nitrogen hydrolase family protein, translating into MARTLRIAVAQSTVPQDPTDRESLRTAGREIRALMGEAARVGARLVQFTEGALTYPSKHVMTARPGGHHVLADWSRAAWEVLREEAEAIARCAGTLGLWTVFGSIHPLTEPNRPHNSLYVVSDRGRLVARYDKRFLSHTEVSFLYSPGRDPLVVQVDGLRFGFALCIEARFPELFAEYERLDVDCVLLSVMADDASMAHLAQSYGTLYNYWVGYCVPAQYSATAPAGIVAPGGRWLTRAPGRGRPALAVADIDLDSQDPDIDAALRYARPWRRSARSGLYEGRIPVGDLRSETRTAF; encoded by the coding sequence GTGGCGAGGACATTGCGGATCGCGGTTGCGCAGAGCACGGTGCCGCAGGACCCCACCGACCGGGAGTCACTACGGACGGCCGGTCGGGAGATCCGGGCCCTGATGGGCGAGGCAGCCAGAGTTGGCGCGCGGCTGGTGCAGTTCACCGAGGGGGCGCTCACCTACCCGAGCAAGCACGTGATGACGGCCAGGCCGGGCGGCCACCACGTCCTGGCGGACTGGAGCCGCGCCGCCTGGGAGGTGCTGCGCGAGGAGGCTGAAGCGATCGCCAGGTGCGCCGGCACGCTGGGCCTGTGGACGGTGTTCGGGTCGATCCATCCGCTCACCGAGCCGAACCGGCCGCACAACAGCCTGTATGTCGTTTCGGACCGCGGGCGCTTGGTCGCCCGGTACGACAAGCGGTTCCTGTCGCACACCGAAGTCTCCTTCCTATATTCCCCCGGCCGTGATCCGCTGGTCGTCCAAGTGGACGGCTTGCGGTTCGGCTTCGCGCTGTGCATCGAGGCCAGGTTCCCGGAGCTGTTCGCCGAGTACGAGCGCCTGGACGTGGATTGCGTGCTGTTGTCGGTGATGGCCGACGACGCCTCGATGGCGCACCTGGCCCAGTCGTACGGGACGCTCTACAACTACTGGGTGGGCTACTGCGTTCCGGCGCAGTACAGTGCGACGGCTCCGGCCGGGATCGTGGCTCCGGGCGGGCGGTGGCTGACGCGCGCCCCCGGCCGCGGTCGCCCCGCCTTGGCGGTCGCGGACATCGACCTGGACTCGCAGGACCCGGACATCGACGCGGCCCTGCGGTACGCGCGCCCGTGGCGCCGCTCGGCCCGGTCCGGGCTCTATGAGGGGCGGATACCGGTGGGCGATCTCCGTAGCGAGACCCGCACGGCATTCTGA
- a CDS encoding NUDIX domain-containing protein, whose product MDYATYIAGLPRVLAGAGAIFRDAEDRILLVEPNYRDTWILPGGTVESDTGESPRQAARRETAEEIGLDVELGALLAVDWVRGEGRPPLVSYLFDGGVLDEGRLAAIRLQEEELLSWRLVHWEEARTMVNDEMRLRIRAALDALADGRGPAELEDGVPPAGTGRGGAGPSAV is encoded by the coding sequence ATGGACTACGCCACCTACATCGCCGGTCTGCCCCGCGTCCTCGCGGGCGCGGGCGCCATCTTCCGCGACGCCGAGGACCGCATCCTGCTCGTGGAGCCCAACTACCGCGACACCTGGATCCTGCCCGGCGGCACCGTCGAGTCCGACACCGGCGAATCGCCCCGGCAGGCCGCCCGCCGCGAGACCGCCGAGGAAATCGGCCTGGACGTCGAGCTGGGCGCGCTGCTCGCCGTCGACTGGGTCCGCGGGGAGGGCCGGCCGCCGCTGGTGTCGTACCTCTTCGACGGCGGGGTGCTGGACGAGGGCCGGCTCGCCGCGATCCGGCTCCAGGAGGAGGAGCTGCTGTCGTGGCGGTTGGTGCACTGGGAGGAGGCCCGAACCATGGTGAACGACGAGATGCGACTGCGGATCCGCGCCGCGCTGGACGCACTGGCCGACGGCCGGGGCCCGGCGGAGCTGGAGGACGGCGTGCCGCCGGCGGGTACCGGGCGGGGCGGGGCGGGCCCGTCGGCCGTGTAG
- a CDS encoding DNA-3-methyladenine glycosylase 2, whose translation MHTDTERCLRAVQSKDARFDGWFYTAVRTTGIYCRPSCPVVPPKPENMRFYPSAAAAQQAGFRACKRCRPDASPGSPQWDERADLVARAMRLIADGVVDREGVPGLAARLGYSTRQIERQVRAELGAGPLALARAQRAQTARLLVETTAVPMADAAFAAGFASIRTFNETVREIFGLSPTELRRRARPGSAAAALPGTLSLRLPFRRPLNPDNLFGHLAATAVPGVEEWRDGAYRRTLRLPYGHGIVALTPRPEHIDCRLALTDLRDLAGAIARCRRLLDLDADPEAVDDLLRQDAQLAPLVDKAPGRRVPRTVDADEFAVRAVLGQQVSTAAARTHAGRLVLAHGERIDDPGGGLTHLFPSAAALAALDPESLAMPRTRRATLTGVVDALACGALHLGVGSDREEARARLAALPGIGPWTVEVVAMRALGDPDAFTPTDLGLRRAATGLGLPATPAALIRHSAVWRPWRAYAVQYLWATDDHPINRLPTN comes from the coding sequence ATGCACACCGACACCGAGCGCTGTCTGCGCGCCGTGCAGTCCAAGGACGCCCGCTTCGACGGCTGGTTCTACACCGCCGTGCGCACGACCGGGATCTACTGCCGTCCCAGCTGCCCCGTCGTGCCGCCCAAGCCCGAGAACATGCGGTTCTACCCGAGCGCGGCCGCCGCCCAGCAGGCCGGGTTCCGGGCCTGTAAGCGGTGCCGGCCGGATGCCAGTCCGGGCTCGCCGCAGTGGGACGAGCGGGCCGATCTGGTGGCGCGGGCGATGCGGCTGATCGCCGACGGGGTCGTCGACCGGGAGGGCGTCCCCGGCCTGGCCGCCCGCCTCGGCTACAGCACCCGCCAGATCGAGCGCCAGGTGCGCGCGGAACTCGGCGCCGGCCCGCTGGCGCTGGCCCGTGCGCAGCGCGCCCAGACGGCCCGGCTGCTGGTGGAGACCACCGCGGTGCCGATGGCCGATGCCGCGTTCGCCGCCGGGTTCGCCAGTATCCGCACCTTCAACGAGACGGTACGGGAGATCTTCGGACTCTCCCCGACGGAACTGCGCCGCCGCGCCCGCCCCGGCAGCGCGGCCGCCGCGTTGCCGGGCACCCTCTCGCTCCGGCTGCCCTTCCGCCGCCCGCTGAACCCCGACAACCTCTTCGGACATCTCGCCGCCACCGCTGTCCCCGGCGTCGAGGAATGGCGCGACGGCGCCTACCGCCGCACCCTGCGCCTCCCCTACGGACACGGCATCGTCGCCCTCACCCCCCGCCCCGAACACATCGACTGCCGTCTCGCGCTCACCGACCTGCGCGATCTGGCCGGTGCCATCGCCCGGTGCCGACGGCTGCTGGACCTCGACGCGGACCCGGAGGCCGTCGACGATCTGCTCCGCCAGGACGCCCAGCTGGCCCCGCTGGTCGACAAGGCGCCCGGCCGCCGGGTGCCGCGCACCGTCGACGCCGACGAGTTCGCGGTTCGCGCCGTCCTGGGCCAGCAGGTCTCCACCGCGGCCGCCCGTACGCACGCCGGACGGCTGGTCCTCGCACACGGCGAGCGGATCGACGACCCCGGTGGCGGGCTCACCCATCTCTTCCCCTCCGCCGCCGCGCTCGCCGCACTGGACCCGGAATCCCTGGCGATGCCCCGTACCCGCCGCGCCACCCTCACCGGTGTGGTCGACGCCCTCGCCTGCGGGGCGCTGCACCTCGGCGTCGGCAGCGACCGGGAGGAAGCCCGCGCCCGGTTGGCGGCGCTGCCCGGTATCGGGCCATGGACCGTCGAGGTCGTCGCCATGCGCGCCCTGGGCGACCCCGATGCCTTCACACCCACCGACCTCGGCCTGCGCCGCGCCGCCACCGGGCTGGGCCTGCCCGCCACGCCCGCCGCCCTCATCCGCCACTCCGCGGTCTGGCGCCCCTGGCGTGCCTACGCCGTCCAGTACCTCTGGGCGACCGACGACCACCCCATCAACCGCCTCCCGACGAACTGA
- a CDS encoding methylated-DNA--[protein]-cysteine S-methyltransferase has translation MTVQPTTRPGAPLTHTVLTDTPVGPLTLVALGDALTGLYMTDQRHRPPQESFGAPVAPDAPPFAAAIAQLRAYFRGESTAFDVPLELRGTPFQRRVWASLCTIPYGETVTYGALAQRLGTPSAARAVGLANGRNPVGIIVPCHRVVGSDGSLTGYGGGLDRKRRLLEFERTAEGPFPVEGTAPFPVDDMALFPVEECG, from the coding sequence ATGACCGTGCAGCCGACCACCCGCCCCGGCGCCCCGCTCACCCACACCGTCCTGACCGACACCCCGGTGGGACCGCTCACCCTCGTCGCCCTCGGCGACGCCCTCACGGGCCTCTATATGACCGATCAGCGGCACCGCCCACCCCAGGAGAGCTTCGGCGCCCCGGTGGCTCCTGACGCCCCACCGTTCGCCGCCGCCATCGCCCAGCTCCGGGCCTATTTCCGCGGCGAGTCGACCGCCTTCGACGTGCCCCTGGAGCTGCGCGGCACTCCCTTCCAGCGCCGGGTCTGGGCGTCCCTGTGCACCATCCCGTACGGCGAGACGGTCACCTACGGCGCACTCGCCCAGCGGCTGGGCACGCCGTCGGCGGCCCGGGCGGTCGGGCTGGCCAACGGCCGCAACCCCGTCGGGATCATCGTCCCCTGCCACCGGGTCGTCGGCTCCGACGGCAGCCTCACCGGTTACGGCGGCGGACTGGACCGCAAGCGCCGACTGCTGGAGTTCGAGCGGACGGCGGAGGGTCCGTTCCCGGTGGAGGGCACTGCGCCGTTCCCGGTGGACGATATGGCGCTGTTCCCTGTGGAGGAGTGCGGCTGA
- a CDS encoding phytoene desaturase family protein, which produces MLDAVVIGAGPNGLTAAVELARRGMSVEVFEAHGTIGGGARTEELTLPGFRHDPCSAVHPLAVGSPAFSTMPLERYGLQWLHPDIPMAHPFPDGTAGVLARSVGQTAMSFGPRDAGTYRRLVAPFTGKWDTLAHDFLRTQWLGLPKDPLTYARFALAAAQPVTLFNRRFQDEKARALMAGLGAHAIAPLGSIGTAGVAVMFALAAHAVGWPVPRGGSQSIADALAGLLRAHGGVVHTDFEVKRLDDLPPARAYIFDTSPTALARIAGLGNAYRDVKYGPSCFKIDYAMAEPVPWTAEEARRAGTVHVGPTSGEIGAALNAAATGQDPSVPFLITAQPSLIDTTRAPEGKHTFWAYGHVPNGWEGDATEVIERQIERFAPGFRDLVLARAVAGPPQLAARNANYVGGDVACGSAAGLRLLIRPKLARNPYETAHPAVFLCSQAAPPGPGVHGMSGHYAAKAAWRRLTAGRR; this is translated from the coding sequence ATGCTCGATGCCGTCGTGATCGGGGCAGGACCCAACGGTCTGACGGCGGCGGTCGAACTGGCCCGCCGCGGGATGTCGGTCGAGGTCTTCGAGGCCCACGGCACCATCGGCGGCGGAGCCCGTACGGAGGAGCTGACCCTCCCCGGCTTCCGCCACGACCCCTGTTCGGCCGTCCACCCGCTCGCCGTCGGCTCGCCCGCCTTCTCGACGATGCCCCTGGAGCGCTACGGCCTCCAGTGGCTGCATCCCGACATCCCGATGGCGCATCCCTTCCCCGACGGCACGGCCGGTGTGCTGGCCCGCTCCGTCGGCCAGACCGCGATGTCCTTCGGGCCGCGCGATGCCGGCACCTACCGCAGGCTGGTCGCGCCGTTCACCGGCAAGTGGGACACCCTGGCCCATGACTTCCTGCGGACGCAGTGGCTGGGCCTGCCCAAGGACCCGCTGACCTACGCCCGCTTCGCCCTGGCGGCCGCGCAGCCGGTCACCCTGTTCAACCGCCGCTTCCAGGACGAGAAGGCCCGCGCCCTGATGGCCGGTCTCGGGGCGCACGCCATCGCGCCGCTGGGCTCCATCGGGACCGCCGGTGTCGCCGTGATGTTCGCGCTCGCCGCGCATGCGGTCGGCTGGCCGGTGCCGCGCGGCGGTTCCCAGTCCATCGCCGACGCCCTGGCCGGACTGCTGCGCGCCCATGGCGGCGTGGTGCACACCGACTTCGAGGTCAAGCGGCTCGACGATCTGCCGCCGGCCCGCGCGTACATCTTCGACACCTCACCCACCGCGCTCGCCCGGATCGCCGGCCTGGGCAACGCCTATCGGGACGTGAAGTACGGCCCCAGCTGCTTCAAGATCGATTACGCGATGGCGGAGCCGGTGCCGTGGACGGCCGAGGAGGCCCGCCGGGCCGGCACCGTCCACGTCGGCCCCACCAGCGGCGAGATCGGCGCCGCCCTGAACGCCGCCGCCACCGGCCAGGACCCGTCGGTCCCCTTCCTGATCACCGCCCAGCCCAGCCTGATCGACACCACCCGCGCGCCCGAGGGCAAGCACACCTTCTGGGCGTACGGCCATGTCCCCAACGGCTGGGAGGGCGACGCCACCGAGGTGATCGAGCGGCAGATCGAACGCTTCGCGCCCGGCTTCCGCGACCTCGTCCTGGCCCGCGCGGTCGCCGGCCCGCCGCAGCTCGCCGCGCGCAATGCCAACTATGTCGGCGGTGACGTCGCCTGCGGTTCCGCGGCGGGACTGCGCCTGCTCATCCGCCCCAAGCTCGCCCGCAACCCGTACGAGACCGCGCACCCGGCGGTCTTCCTATGCTCCCAGGCCGCCCCGCCCGGGCCGGGTGTCCACGGCATGTCGGGCCACTATGCCGCGAAGGCAGCGTGGCGCCGATTGACTGCCGGGCGTCGTTAG
- a CDS encoding O-acetyl-ADP-ribose deacetylase, which yields MSTSLTLVQGDITEQTVDALVNAANSSLLGGGGVDGAIHRRGGPEILAACRALRASHYGRGLPTGAAVATTAGRLPARWVIHTVGPVYSATEDRSELLASCHREALRVADELGARTIAFPAISTGVYRWPLEDAARIAVAAVREAETAVEEVRFVLFDERAYAAFAAQLG from the coding sequence ATGAGCACTTCCCTCACCCTCGTCCAGGGCGACATCACCGAGCAGACCGTCGACGCCCTCGTCAACGCCGCCAACTCCTCGCTCCTGGGCGGCGGGGGAGTGGACGGCGCCATCCACCGCCGCGGCGGCCCGGAGATCCTCGCCGCATGCCGCGCCCTGCGCGCCTCCCACTACGGCCGCGGCCTGCCCACCGGCGCAGCGGTCGCCACCACGGCCGGCCGCCTGCCCGCCCGCTGGGTGATCCATACGGTCGGCCCGGTCTACTCCGCCACCGAGGACCGCAGCGAGCTGCTCGCCTCCTGCCACCGCGAAGCCCTCCGCGTGGCCGACGAACTGGGCGCCCGCACCATCGCTTTCCCCGCCATCTCCACCGGCGTCTACCGCTGGCCTTTGGAGGATGCAGCCCGGATCGCCGTGGCGGCGGTGCGGGAAGCGGAGACGGCCGTGGAGGAGGTGCGGTTCGTCCTCTTCGACGAGCGGGCCTATGCGGCGTTCGCCGCGCAGCTGGGCTGA
- a CDS encoding TetR/AcrR family transcriptional regulator: MTHDATDAPLTGGALTRSRILDAAAALMSTVGLTRTTTKVIAREAGCSEATLYKHFRNKEEIFVRVLHERAPQYSEALAQLPGRAGDDRGPAAHLTQMTLAAVRFYRRAFPMAASLFASPELLDTHRRRLDELGTVGPQNATQHLAAYLAAEQELGRISPGIDPHAAATLLIGACFHRAFLDLFFGAQAPDDALLPRDEEEFARETVRALLDGVAPGGVASPAEESPAP; the protein is encoded by the coding sequence ATGACGCACGACGCCACCGACGCCCCCCTGACCGGAGGCGCCCTGACGCGCTCCCGCATCCTCGACGCCGCCGCCGCGCTGATGAGCACCGTGGGCCTGACACGGACGACGACCAAGGTGATCGCCCGGGAGGCGGGCTGCTCGGAGGCCACCCTCTACAAGCACTTCCGCAACAAGGAAGAGATCTTCGTCCGGGTACTGCACGAACGCGCCCCGCAGTACTCCGAGGCGCTGGCCCAGCTGCCGGGCAGGGCGGGCGACGACCGCGGACCGGCCGCGCATCTGACGCAGATGACGCTGGCCGCCGTCCGCTTCTACCGCCGGGCCTTCCCGATGGCGGCCTCCCTCTTCGCCAGCCCGGAGCTGCTGGACACCCATCGCCGCCGCCTCGACGAGCTGGGCACCGTCGGCCCGCAGAACGCCACCCAGCACCTGGCCGCCTATCTGGCCGCCGAACAGGAACTGGGCCGGATCTCCCCCGGCATCGACCCGCACGCCGCGGCCACCCTGCTCATCGGCGCCTGCTTCCACCGGGCGTTCCTCGACCTGTTCTTCGGCGCGCAGGCCCCCGATGACGCCCTGCTCCCCCGCGACGAGGAGGAGTTCGCCCGGGAGACCGTACGCGCCCTCCTGGACGGCGTCGCCCCGGGCGGCGTCGCGTCACCTGCGGAGGAGTCCCCGGCCCCGTAA
- a CDS encoding SIR2 family NAD-dependent protein deacylase, producing MTGTEHSPAPDPAPRRPLVAILSGAGISTDSGIPDYRGPNGLWRRDPEAEKLVTYDAYMADPEIRRRSWRMRLESPAFRARPNAAHEAVARLERSGTPVRVITQNVDGLHQLAGMPARKVLELHGTVRAVTCTRCHARSAMEEALERVVAGEPDPACLVCGGILKSATVMFGERLDPQVLGTALGVAKAAEVFLAVGTTLQVQPAASLAGVAADHGARLIIVNAEPTPYDDRADRVIREPIGSALPRLLDDLAGSSSAT from the coding sequence ATGACCGGCACCGAGCACAGCCCCGCCCCCGATCCGGCACCCCGCCGCCCCCTCGTCGCGATCCTGAGCGGTGCCGGGATCTCCACCGACTCCGGGATCCCGGACTACCGGGGCCCGAACGGGCTGTGGCGGCGCGACCCGGAGGCCGAGAAGCTGGTCACCTACGACGCGTATATGGCCGATCCGGAGATCCGGCGGCGGTCGTGGCGGATGCGGCTGGAGAGCCCGGCGTTCCGGGCCCGGCCGAATGCCGCGCACGAGGCGGTGGCGCGGCTGGAGCGGTCCGGGACGCCGGTGCGGGTGATCACCCAGAACGTGGACGGGCTGCACCAGCTCGCCGGGATGCCCGCACGCAAGGTCCTGGAACTGCACGGCACGGTGCGCGCCGTCACCTGCACCCGCTGTCATGCCCGGTCGGCCATGGAGGAGGCGCTGGAGCGCGTGGTGGCGGGCGAACCGGATCCCGCGTGTCTCGTCTGCGGCGGAATCCTGAAGTCCGCGACGGTGATGTTCGGGGAGCGACTGGATCCGCAGGTGCTCGGTACGGCGCTGGGCGTGGCCAAGGCCGCCGAGGTCTTTCTCGCGGTGGGCACCACGCTCCAGGTCCAGCCCGCCGCCTCGCTCGCGGGGGTGGCGGCCGACCACGGCGCCCGGCTGATCATCGTCAACGCCGAGCCGACGCCGTACGACGACCGCGCCGACCGGGTCATCCGGGAGCCGATCGGCAGCGCGCTGCCCCGGTTGCTGGACGATCTGGCCGGATCCTCATCGGCCACGTGA
- a CDS encoding NAD(P)-dependent oxidoreductase — MKITVLGASGGVGRKLVNHALADGHEVTAALRSPQKLTARHGRLTVVRTDPLDAASVKSVVDGADAVLSGIGQAGRHDPLRPASTSARAAVEALTATGVRRLLVVSAGPLNRTGAGQPMLAHRVFGPLLWAALKELYTDLERMEAVLRDCDLDWTVVRPPRLLDKPGEGRYRHAVEAGPAGSVITRSDVARAMLDFVTDPTTFRHAVGISR; from the coding sequence ATGAAGATCACCGTTCTCGGCGCGTCCGGCGGCGTCGGCCGGAAGCTCGTCAACCATGCCCTCGCCGACGGGCACGAGGTGACCGCCGCACTGCGCAGCCCGCAGAAGCTGACCGCGCGGCACGGCCGGCTGACGGTCGTGCGGACCGACCCGCTCGACGCCGCCTCCGTCAAGTCCGTCGTCGACGGTGCCGACGCGGTGCTGTCAGGTATTGGCCAGGCCGGTCGGCACGATCCTCTCCGCCCCGCCTCCACCTCGGCCCGCGCCGCCGTCGAGGCGCTGACGGCCACCGGTGTGCGGCGGCTGCTCGTGGTCAGCGCGGGCCCGCTCAACCGCACCGGCGCGGGCCAACCGATGCTCGCCCACCGGGTGTTCGGGCCGTTGCTGTGGGCGGCCCTCAAGGAGCTCTACACCGATCTGGAGCGCATGGAGGCCGTGCTGCGGGACTGCGACCTCGACTGGACCGTCGTCCGCCCGCCCCGCCTCCTCGACAAGCCGGGGGAGGGCCGCTACCGCCACGCCGTCGAGGCCGGTCCGGCCGGCAGCGTCATCACCCGCTCCGACGTGGCCCGCGCCATGCTCGACTTCGTCACCGACCCGACCACGTTCCGGCATGCGGTCGGCATCAGCCGGTGA
- a CDS encoding inositol monophosphatase family protein, protein MIDALRTEDPGVTTNLTDTVATASAPLTTPPSSPSAPSPDGGAPDLSAALLAAVEAAVRQAAADEIMPRFRQLAAEDIVEKNGPHDLVTVADRRAEEHLTAALTDLLPGSRVVGEEAVHADPGVLDALHGDAPVWIVDPVDGTRQFVHGDPGFATLVALAHHGEVLASWTYAPALGLMATARRGAGAQLNGVPLRAGSPDAGAVLDVATSHFDFTTDEQKRVLAALDTGGIAPRPCGSAGLEYLHIATGDLDATAFSWENAWDHAAGLLLVHEAGGASGTVAGQPFRIAGGNALPFTAARDAETARRILGLLAAAN, encoded by the coding sequence ATGATCGACGCACTTCGTACCGAAGACCCGGGAGTCACCACGAATCTCACCGACACCGTCGCGACGGCCTCCGCGCCCCTGACGACCCCGCCGAGCAGCCCCTCCGCCCCCTCCCCGGACGGTGGTGCGCCCGACCTGTCCGCCGCGCTGCTGGCCGCCGTCGAGGCCGCCGTCCGTCAGGCCGCGGCCGACGAGATCATGCCGCGTTTCCGGCAGCTCGCCGCCGAGGACATCGTCGAGAAGAACGGTCCGCACGACCTCGTCACGGTCGCCGACCGGCGCGCCGAGGAGCACCTCACCGCCGCCCTGACGGACCTGCTGCCCGGCTCCCGGGTGGTCGGCGAGGAGGCGGTCCACGCCGACCCGGGCGTCCTCGACGCCCTGCACGGCGACGCGCCCGTCTGGATCGTCGACCCGGTCGACGGCACCCGCCAGTTCGTCCACGGCGACCCCGGCTTCGCCACCCTCGTCGCGCTCGCCCACCACGGCGAGGTGCTCGCCTCCTGGACGTACGCCCCCGCGCTCGGCCTGATGGCCACCGCCCGCCGCGGCGCCGGCGCCCAGCTCAACGGCGTACCGCTGCGGGCCGGATCCCCCGATGCCGGCGCCGTCCTGGACGTCGCCACCTCCCACTTCGACTTCACCACCGACGAGCAGAAGCGGGTGCTCGCCGCCCTGGACACCGGCGGTATCGCCCCACGCCCCTGCGGCTCGGCCGGCCTGGAGTATCTGCACATAGCCACCGGCGATCTCGACGCCACGGCCTTCAGCTGGGAAAACGCCTGGGACCACGCCGCCGGGCTGCTGCTGGTCCACGAAGCGGGCGGCGCCAGCGGTACGGTCGCGGGACAGCCGTTCCGGATAGCCGGCGGCAATGCGCTGCCGTTCACGGCGGCCCGGGACGCCGAAACGGCGCGGCGTATCCTCGGACTGCTGGCAGCCGCCAACTGA
- a CDS encoding DUF4037 domain-containing protein, with protein MTERTDLATVEEIAARIGRVPGVVGVMLGGSRARGTQRPDSDWDLGVYYRGEPDLPALKALAAEVTGGPVEVYGPGAWGAWVNGGAWLVLPDGSHVDWILRDVDRVRRTADACREGRFETGMQAGHPLGFWSPAYPGEVALGRVLADPDGELARLKEETRHYPEALRKSLPAGALWDAGFSATMAGKSYASGDVLHASLCLSRTVGDLVQALHAHHGSWCLNEKGALAAAAALPGTPVDFGPRATALLGRLGCTAEELRRSLTEAERLVEEVRATVEG; from the coding sequence ATGACGGAGAGGACAGACCTGGCGACGGTCGAGGAGATCGCCGCGCGGATCGGGCGGGTGCCGGGCGTGGTGGGGGTGATGCTCGGCGGCAGCCGGGCACGGGGGACGCAGCGGCCGGATTCCGACTGGGATCTCGGCGTGTATTACCGCGGCGAACCGGACCTCCCGGCGCTGAAGGCGCTGGCCGCGGAGGTGACCGGCGGCCCCGTGGAGGTCTACGGACCGGGGGCGTGGGGCGCATGGGTCAACGGCGGGGCCTGGCTGGTCCTGCCCGACGGCAGCCATGTGGACTGGATCCTGCGGGATGTGGACCGGGTCCGGCGGACAGCGGACGCCTGCCGCGAGGGCCGGTTCGAGACCGGGATGCAGGCCGGTCATCCGCTGGGCTTCTGGTCGCCCGCCTACCCGGGCGAGGTGGCGCTGGGACGCGTACTGGCCGATCCGGACGGCGAGTTGGCGCGGCTCAAGGAGGAGACGCGGCACTACCCCGAGGCGCTGCGGAAGTCGCTGCCCGCCGGCGCGCTGTGGGACGCCGGATTCTCGGCGACGATGGCGGGCAAGTCGTACGCCTCCGGGGACGTCCTGCATGCGTCCCTGTGCCTCTCCCGCACCGTCGGCGACCTGGTCCAGGCCCTGCACGCCCACCACGGCTCCTGGTGCCTCAACGAAAAGGGCGCCCTCGCCGCGGCCGCGGCGCTCCCCGGCACACCCGTGGACTTCGGGCCCCGCGCCACCGCTCTGCTCGGCCGGCTCGGCTGCACGGCGGAGGAACTGCGCCGTTCGCTGACGGAGGCGGAGCGGCTGGTGGAGGAGGTACGGGCGACGGTCGAGGGGTGA
- a CDS encoding recombinase family protein, producing MLSLARSENIDVIAEPIMDLGESGRQFEERRIEEIKQMARDKQFDVLILWIWSRFGRTLRESLQHLDTLMDYGVEVRAAKEDFDGKTTIGRFAIAQMLNIAELESNQKADSWRDTFERRRNKGLPPLQSRPVRVLPLRSCPKWEFGKKLETYPKCRNGILKDRFRMS from the coding sequence ATGCTCTCTCTCGCCAGGTCGGAGAACATCGACGTCATCGCCGAACCCATCATGGACCTCGGCGAGTCGGGCCGCCAGTTCGAAGAGCGCCGGATCGAAGAGATCAAGCAGATGGCGCGCGACAAGCAGTTCGACGTACTCATCCTCTGGATCTGGTCCCGCTTCGGGCGCACCCTCCGAGAGTCACTCCAGCACCTCGATACGCTCATGGACTACGGCGTCGAAGTCCGGGCTGCCAAGGAGGACTTCGACGGCAAGACGACCATCGGCCGCTTCGCCATCGCCCAGATGCTCAACATCGCCGAACTGGAGTCCAATCAGAAGGCCGACTCCTGGCGCGACACCTTCGAGCGCCGGCGGAACAAGGGTCTCCCCCCACTCCAATCGCGGCCGGTTCGGGTACTACCGCTGCGGTCCTGCCCCAAGTGGGAGTTTGGCAAGAAGCTGGAAACGTACCCGAAGTGCCGCAACGGGATACTAAAAGATCGTTTCAGAATGAGTTGA